Proteins found in one Bremerella volcania genomic segment:
- a CDS encoding trypco2 family protein: MQEIELVIQQIKRAISDSQSDLSDRNIVIDKVELEINSILKDAPSGAFELEWGPVKFGGGASVSENQVTKIKLSLVPVEIEYELLAPKIHDRLTRSLESLLATVDEANSTPPEFGFQMGSIELSFVITEKSEVKILGLGTKASSSESQRIILHLRPK; encoded by the coding sequence ATGCAAGAAATCGAATTGGTAATACAACAAATCAAGCGTGCAATATCAGATAGCCAATCAGATCTTTCTGATAGGAACATAGTCATTGATAAAGTCGAACTCGAAATCAACTCGATTCTAAAAGATGCACCGAGCGGCGCCTTTGAACTCGAATGGGGGCCTGTGAAATTTGGGGGAGGTGCAAGCGTTTCTGAAAACCAAGTCACTAAGATCAAGCTTAGTCTTGTGCCTGTAGAGATAGAGTACGAACTCCTAGCACCTAAGATCCATGATAGACTTACACGTTCCTTAGAAAGCCTCCTTGCTACCGTTGATGAAGCTAACTCAACGCCTCCAGAGTTTGGATTTCAAATGGGATCGATCGAATTGTCGTTCGTTATTACCGAAAAAAGTGAAGTCAAAATCCTCGGGCTAGGAACAAAGGCTTCTTCATCGGAATCACAGAGAATCATACTTCATCTTAGACCAAAGTAA
- a CDS encoding DUF1559 family PulG-like putative transporter, translating into MVELTHFENYGFGPDVEIMNLEIHRHSLACFFRYAPSHCDGCNNVDCMIRSDARRATAAVPYELESCVGNRYDAISLQTVWHTNSKDDLMENESSSPAKTFLGFLALVGILIVILVVGGVVYLMIASEYAKPVVVTNKMKMIAMALQEYHQDYGAYPPAYTTDQDGTPLLSWRVLLLPYMFSDQLYQEFDLDQPWDTETNLAAAQWMPLVYESIYLPRDIRETHTPFVALAGPDTVLSTSPTAAGEGITSGGAAMAVIADHANPVFWSEPNEMSPETFAAWATLDDQPTGGTLVITTSPTSDYLDVEMYHDDSLAKLKSMMKLSGEEP; encoded by the coding sequence GTGGTGGAGTTAACCCATTTTGAGAATTATGGTTTCGGTCCGGATGTCGAGATCATGAATCTGGAGATCCACCGACACTCGCTGGCATGCTTTTTCCGCTACGCCCCCAGCCACTGCGATGGCTGCAACAACGTCGACTGTATGATCCGATCCGATGCGAGACGAGCCACAGCAGCCGTGCCTTACGAACTTGAGTCGTGTGTGGGCAATCGCTACGATGCGATTTCGCTTCAAACTGTTTGGCACACTAACAGTAAAGACGATCTCATGGAAAACGAATCAAGCTCGCCCGCCAAAACCTTTCTAGGATTCCTTGCGCTCGTTGGAATCCTCATCGTTATTTTGGTGGTGGGGGGAGTCGTCTACTTGATGATCGCGTCGGAGTATGCCAAGCCGGTCGTGGTGACCAATAAGATGAAGATGATCGCGATGGCATTGCAGGAATATCATCAGGACTACGGCGCCTACCCGCCGGCCTATACGACCGACCAGGACGGCACGCCGCTGCTTTCGTGGCGCGTGCTGTTGTTGCCGTACATGTTCAGCGATCAGCTGTATCAGGAATTCGACCTCGATCAGCCATGGGATACCGAGACCAACCTGGCCGCAGCCCAGTGGATGCCGCTGGTTTACGAAAGCATTTACCTGCCGCGCGACATTCGAGAAACCCACACCCCTTTCGTCGCGTTAGCGGGACCAGACACAGTGCTCAGCACGAGCCCAACCGCGGCCGGCGAGGGCATCACCAGCGGCGGAGCCGCAATGGCGGTGATTGCGGACCATGCCAACCCGGTCTTCTGGAGCGAGCCGAACGAGATGTCGCCAGAAACCTTCGCGGCCTGGGCGACCCTCGATGATCAGCCGACCGGCGGAACCCTCGTGATCACCACCAGCCCGACGTCCGACTACCTGGACGTCGAAATGTATCACGACGATTCCCTCGCGAAGCTGAAGTCGATGATGAAGCTCTCGGGGGAAGAGCCGTAG